The window CGGAGTTGGCCATCGGCGCGCTCATCCGAGGATCTTCCGGCCCGTGAGGCGCTCGTGTTCGCGTGCGGCGAAGCGGTCCGTCATGCCGGCGATGTAGTCGGCCACGGCACGCGCCACGTCGGCGGCCTCCTGCGCCGCGCGCGCACGGCCGGCAAACCCCTGCGCCATCTCGCCGGGCGCGGCCATGTAGGCGGCGAACAGTTCGTGCACCACCGTCTTGGCCTGCACGGTCTGCTCGATCACCTGGGGATGGCGGTACAGGTTCTTCATGAGGAATTGCTTGAGCACCTGCGACTGCGCCCGCATGTCCGCGCTGAAGCACAGCAGCGGCGCGCATTGCCGGGCCTCGTCCACACTTTGCGGCGCGGCGGCCTTGATCGCTGCGCGCGTGGCATCGATGACGTCGTACACCTGGTTGCTGAGCATGCGGCGTATGCTTTCGAACAAGACGCGGCGGCCAGCAAGCGCCGGGTATTCGGCCAGTGCCTGACGCCGGAAACCGTCGAACAGCGGCACCTCCTGCAGCTGCTCCAGCGTGATCAGGCCGGAGCGCACGCCGTCGTCGATGTCGTGCGCGTTGTAGGCGATCTCGTCGGCCAGGTTGCACAGTTGCGCCTCCAGGCTCGGCTGGGTGCGGTCCAGGAAACGCCGGCCCAC of the Rhodoferax koreense genome contains:
- a CDS encoding deoxyguanosinetriphosphate triphosphohydrolase; this encodes MLKSGLAPYACDPAASRGRRYPEAAAPTRTEFQRDRDRIVHSTAFRRLVYKTQVFLNHEGDLFRTRLTHSLEVAQLGRSIARSLALNEDLVEAIALAHDLGHTPFGHAGQDVLNTCMADYGGFEHNLQSLRTVDTLEERYPQYDGLNLSFETREGILKHCSRANAEKIEAAAPISVGMAADGRGDVGRRFLDRTQPSLEAQLCNLADEIAYNAHDIDDGVRSGLITLEQLQEVPLFDGFRRQALAEYPALAGRRVLFESIRRMLSNQVYDVIDATRAAIKAAAPQSVDEARQCAPLLCFSADMRAQSQVLKQFLMKNLYRHPQVIEQTVQAKTVVHELFAAYMAAPGEMAQGFAGRARAAQEAADVARAVADYIAGMTDRFAAREHERLTGRKILG